The proteins below come from a single Macrobrachium rosenbergii isolate ZJJX-2024 chromosome 50, ASM4041242v1, whole genome shotgun sequence genomic window:
- the LOC136832624 gene encoding uncharacterized protein yields the protein MKWLWITALLFLVTGVKSGPTRKDGDIVPRKITKIERAAMGNATSATADTFMFTISETTNVGIAHLILEVRAEGKPETPVEAIDISEVKTPSFEVDLSNYFGKNANFLITAKDDNCTDIGLAQADLTPFPQFPTVVETTNLDDPRKPSKGAIIRLEGSLGSMLLNNVDPLVTGEQLSYFSFLNTKARDHIPCNNAGGVPVCDVKLDNTKTETKHVSPQFLN from the exons ATGAAGTGGCTCTGGATCACTGCACTGCTCTTTTTGGTGACTGGGGTGAAATCTGGACCTACAAGAAAAGATGGAGATATAG TGcccagaaaaattacaaaaattgaaAGAGCCGCAATGGGAAATGCAACATCCGCAACTGCAGACACATTCATGTTTACAATATCTGAAACAACAAATGTTGGTATAGCACACCTCATACTTGAGGTGCGCGCAGAAGGAAAACCAGAAACACCGGTCGAAGCAATCGACATAAGCGAAGTCAAAACTCCATCCTTCGAAGTCGACCTCTCAAACTATTTTGGAAAAAACGCGAATTTCCTCATAACTGCCAAAGATGACAATTGCACAGACATAGGCCTAGCTCAAGCAGACCTGACACCATTCCCAC AATTCCCCACAGTGGTTGAGACAACGAATTTGGACGATCCTCGAAAACCCTCGAAAGGCGCAATAATCAGACTGGAGGGAAGTTTGGGAAGTATGTTACTCAACAATGTTGATCCACTTGTCACAGGAGAACAACTCAGTTACTTCTCATTTTTAAATACGAAAGCTAGAGATCATATACCATGCAACAATGCGGGCGGCGTGCCAGTTTGTGATGTTAAACTTGATAATACAAAAACAGAGACAAAACATG TTAGTCCGCAATTCTTGAACTAG
- the LOC136832871 gene encoding uncharacterized protein: MPETSQGNDLCADIHVPDNKCIIDWTHQSSNILNMIIIQKTSDSGPSEPVPWATNSVVIRDRELVATQLGADIIEGRWLMLDGEYSPDQKVKSVYRLRKTASGESLPVDIEVDCSHLSLVPKLCFGYFPHLVKDKTYTLTVAYKGSDKANEMDQIESSPVTLKASEPELEILSRHTTTHRNQQKVDVQICFQHLTPTEGRSFSHYEMLIINEKGQWLKHRIMQEEEEEEEGDASEERLCFAPFTISTNDFDLTEGTKVVVSQRAVDGVSVLASGESVLL, encoded by the exons ATGCCAGAGACATCTCAGGGAAATGATCTCTGCGCTGACATACACGTTCCAGACAATAAGTGCATCATCGACTGGACGCACCAGAGCTCTAACATTCTAAACATGATAATCATTCAAAAAACTAGCGATTCCGGTCCTTCAGAACCTGTACCATGGGCAACTAACAGTGTTGTTATTCGAG ATCGTGAACTGGTAGCTACTCAACTCGGCGCTGACATAATCGAAGGCAGATGGCTGATGCTGGACGGTGAATACTCTCCTGACCAAAAAGTAAAATCAGTTTACCGTTTAAGAAAAACTGCATCTGGTGAGAGCCTTCCAGTGGACATAGAAGTTGATTGCTCACATCTTTCCCTGGTACCAAAGCTGTGTTTTGGCTATTTCCCTCATCTGGTTAAGGATAAGACATACACTCTCACCGTGGCGTACAAGGGAAGTGATAAGGCAAATGAAATGGATCAAATTGAATCCTCTCCAGTGACACTCAAAGCTTCTGAACCTG aACTGGAAATCCTGTCCCGCCACACGACCACACATCGAAACCAGCAGAAGGTGGATGTCCAAATCTGCTTCCAGCATCTGACCCCGACAGAGGGACGGTCCTTCTCCCACTACGAAATGCTGATCATCAACGAGAAGGGACAATGGCTCAAGCACAGAATCatgcaggaggaagaagaagaagaagaaggagacgccAGTGAGGAAAGACTCTGCTTCGCGCCCTTCACCATCAGCACCAACGACTTCGACCTGACGGAGGGAACGAAGGTCGTCGTCTCCCAGAGAGCAGTCGATGGAGTCAGTGTCTTGGCCAGCGGAGAGTCTGTGCTCTTGTAG